The following are from one region of the Cloacibacterium sp. TD35 genome:
- the porZ gene encoding type IX secretion system anionic LPS delivery protein PorZ, whose translation MKKNIFIFLLLLSYISVFAQSTKSKWSDLFSYNNVLAFKEKDGRIIAATENGVFYYNTISGEITKLSKANGLHEVKISAFDYDAATNTAIIGYKSGNLDVVTTDGVTYVVDIPLSQSYTGSKTINNISINGDKAVISVGYGVSIFNITKKEFGDTCFFFNGASYENVLEATIKDNTVYAITGNSLKYHPIDVTFSVYSNWNSVTGNYTQIDSKSILALSNNNTVYYGNVGTLNSIPQNFTKIKDLKITDSQIIVADHSKVYVYTLTGTLQKTVDIAEEVNTAYVISNQIYTGTQFSGIYDESKNSYKPDGPYSNISYKISLLDNQLWVSTGGRDAYNTPFYMGLGYYHFDGSKWNYPNYFKNSSFGWNILDVAPNPSKPTEVFFTNYSFILGEKGIYKMDNNVFIKAYNQTDSNNFYNRPVGCIFDENNQLFCSVGALQNQKYTEGVYVYDKSTDQFVINSLVSAGGIQKPIVKEGKLFIPSPYYNPGGLIISDYKNTPLSFSDDKTIIINAKNGLAASGTVSAAIDKNDDIWLGTRLGLRILPNASNAVNNTDNTAEPIVITQNGIPEELFKDLVILQVEVDSGNQKWVSVEGGGVFYLSSNGENTISHFTKSNSPLPSDVVTDIKVDSKTGKVYFVTFDGIVVYQGDVIDVSSNFSKIKVYPNPIVTSQYKGNVKITGLAEKTNIRITDAAGNVVHQAIARGGFYEWNLNNQRGIRVASGIYFVLMTNEDGTDKATAKIAVVN comes from the coding sequence ATGAAAAAAAATATATTCATTTTTTTACTGTTATTATCCTATATTTCTGTTTTTGCGCAAAGCACTAAAAGTAAGTGGAGCGATTTGTTCTCATACAATAATGTGCTTGCTTTCAAAGAAAAAGACGGAAGAATCATTGCGGCTACTGAAAATGGTGTTTTTTATTACAATACCATTTCGGGTGAAATAACCAAACTTTCTAAAGCCAATGGTTTGCACGAAGTGAAAATTTCAGCGTTTGATTATGATGCTGCTACTAACACTGCTATTATAGGTTATAAGTCTGGCAACTTAGATGTGGTAACTACAGATGGTGTAACATATGTAGTAGATATACCGCTCTCGCAAAGTTATACAGGGAGTAAAACGATTAATAATATTTCCATCAATGGAGACAAGGCTGTAATTTCTGTAGGTTATGGTGTTTCTATTTTTAATATTACCAAAAAAGAATTTGGAGATACTTGTTTCTTTTTTAATGGAGCTTCTTATGAAAATGTGTTAGAAGCCACCATAAAAGATAATACCGTTTATGCAATTACAGGAAATAGTCTTAAATATCATCCCATAGATGTAACTTTTTCGGTGTATAGTAATTGGAATTCCGTTACTGGGAATTATACTCAGATAGATTCTAAGTCTATTTTAGCTTTGTCTAATAACAACACGGTGTATTATGGAAATGTAGGAACACTAAACTCTATTCCACAAAATTTCACTAAAATTAAAGACCTTAAAATTACGGATTCACAAATTATTGTTGCAGACCATAGCAAAGTGTATGTATATACCCTTACAGGAACATTACAAAAAACAGTAGATATTGCAGAAGAAGTAAATACTGCTTATGTGATAAGCAATCAAATATATACGGGTACCCAGTTTTCAGGCATTTATGATGAGTCTAAAAACTCTTACAAACCAGATGGACCATATTCTAATATTTCTTACAAAATAAGTTTGTTAGACAATCAATTATGGGTTTCTACAGGGGGAAGAGATGCTTACAATACTCCTTTTTACATGGGTTTAGGGTATTATCATTTTGATGGGAGTAAATGGAATTATCCAAATTATTTCAAAAATTCTAGCTTCGGATGGAATATCCTAGATGTAGCTCCTAATCCTTCTAAACCTACTGAGGTTTTTTTTACTAACTATTCATTTATTTTAGGTGAAAAAGGCATTTATAAAATGGATAATAATGTTTTTATAAAAGCATATAATCAAACGGACTCTAATAATTTCTATAATAGACCAGTAGGTTGTATTTTTGATGAAAACAATCAACTTTTTTGCTCGGTAGGCGCTTTACAAAACCAGAAATATACAGAAGGTGTTTATGTGTATGATAAATCTACTGATCAATTTGTTATTAATTCATTAGTTTCAGCAGGCGGTATTCAGAAGCCGATTGTAAAAGAAGGCAAATTATTTATTCCGTCACCTTACTATAATCCAGGAGGTTTAATTATTTCTGACTATAAAAATACGCCGCTAAGTTTTTCAGATGATAAAACAATAATTATCAATGCAAAAAATGGACTGGCAGCTTCTGGAACAGTTTCAGCAGCTATAGATAAAAATGATGATATTTGGTTAGGAACTAGACTTGGACTTAGAATTTTACCAAATGCGTCTAATGCTGTTAATAACACAGATAACACAGCGGAACCAATTGTCATCACCCAAAACGGAATTCCAGAAGAGCTTTTTAAAGATTTAGTTATTCTTCAAGTAGAAGTAGATTCAGGAAATCAAAAATGGGTGTCTGTAGAAGGAGGAGGCGTTTTTTATCTTAGTTCAAATGGTGAGAATACTATTTCACATTTCACAAAATCTAATTCTCCATTACCAAGTGATGTAGTAACAGATATTAAGGTTGACTCAAAAACAGGTAAGGTTTACTTTGTAACCTTTGATGGTATTGTGGTTTATCAAGGAGATGTAATTGACGTTTCAAGTAATTTTTCTAAGATAAAAGTTTACCCAAATCCAATTGTGACGAGTCAATATAAAGGAAATGTGAAAATCACAGGACTTGCAGAAAAAACCAATATTAGAATTACAGATGCAGCAGGAAACGTGGTGCATCAAGCTATAGCAAGAGGTGGTTTTTATGAATGGAATCTCAATAATCAAAGAGGAATAAGAGTAGCATCGGGAATTTATTTTGTTTTAATGACCAATGAAGATGGAACTGATAAAGCTACCGCTAAAATCGCCGTGGTAAATTAA
- the recO gene encoding DNA repair protein RecO: MEKNTGFLLSYIKYGDHDAIINCYTLESGFQSFFMRGVYSVKNKKKAFLSPLNELEITFSTHHGNLPTIKKVELSEKLQDEVNVHQNAVIFFLADFLNQILKNESQQIPLYREIKFFKQKILEKKMHAHYFFLIRMLLFFGISPLISEEKFLNIEKGIFQEEISQKELGEELSSLWKKILDEELNEDFLVEKKYRKPLLDSILQYYKIHFPEFYSPKSLPVILEIFE; encoded by the coding sequence ATGGAAAAAAACACAGGATTTTTACTCTCTTATATAAAGTACGGAGATCATGATGCGATTATAAATTGTTATACTCTAGAAAGTGGTTTTCAGTCGTTTTTTATGAGAGGAGTGTATTCTGTCAAAAATAAAAAAAAAGCTTTTCTTTCGCCGCTTAATGAGCTAGAAATTACTTTTTCTACTCATCATGGTAATCTTCCTACAATTAAGAAAGTAGAATTGAGCGAAAAATTACAAGATGAGGTAAATGTTCATCAAAATGCAGTGATTTTTTTTCTGGCTGATTTTCTCAATCAAATTTTAAAAAACGAAAGTCAGCAAATTCCTCTTTATCGAGAAATTAAATTTTTCAAACAGAAGATTTTAGAGAAAAAAATGCACGCACATTATTTTTTTCTGATTAGGATGCTCCTGTTTTTTGGAATATCACCACTAATTTCAGAAGAAAAATTTTTAAACATAGAAAAAGGAATCTTTCAAGAAGAAATCTCACAAAAAGAATTAGGCGAAGAGTTGTCTTCTCTCTGGAAGAAAATTTTAGATGAAGAACTGAATGAAGATTTTTTAGTAGAAAAAAAATACAGAAAACCTCTATTAGATTCTATTTTACAATATTATAAAATACATTTTCCAGAATTTTATTCCCCTAAATCATTACCAGTAATTTTAGAAATATTCGAATAA
- a CDS encoding bifunctional metallophosphatase/5'-nucleotidase, which translates to MNRKEFLRTIGGGTLALSLAPNLVFASQKNILDKNAAYKLTVLHTNDQHSRIEPFDSSYSRNPNQGGFARRATLIQQIRSQEKNVLLLDAGDIFQGTPYFNFYGGELEFKLMSMMGYDGATMGNHDFDNGLEGFLKALPNAKFPFITSNYDFSNTILDGKTEKYKIFKKDGIKVGLFGVGIELDGLVGKKQYQETKYLDPVEIAQQYADFLRKEKGCDLIICLSHIGFDYRDDADKISDKKLAVQTDNIDLILGGHTHTFLKEPLSFTNKSGKNVLVNQVGWAGLLLGRIDFYFDKNKSLQNISWNNQVIDESIIG; encoded by the coding sequence ATGAACAGAAAAGAATTTTTAAGAACAATAGGAGGTGGAACATTAGCACTTTCTTTAGCGCCTAATTTAGTTTTTGCCAGTCAAAAAAACATTCTTGATAAAAATGCGGCATATAAATTGACCGTTTTGCATACCAATGACCAACACAGTAGAATAGAACCGTTTGATTCTAGCTACTCTAGAAATCCTAATCAAGGAGGTTTTGCAAGACGTGCTACCTTAATTCAGCAGATTAGAAGCCAAGAAAAAAACGTTCTTTTGTTGGATGCAGGAGATATTTTTCAAGGAACGCCATATTTTAATTTTTATGGAGGTGAACTAGAGTTTAAATTAATGTCTATGATGGGGTATGATGGGGCAACGATGGGAAATCATGATTTTGACAATGGTTTAGAAGGTTTCTTGAAGGCTTTGCCGAATGCTAAATTCCCTTTTATCACTTCTAATTACGATTTCAGCAATACCATTCTTGACGGGAAAACCGAAAAATATAAAATCTTCAAAAAAGATGGAATTAAAGTTGGTCTTTTCGGCGTAGGAATAGAATTAGATGGTTTGGTGGGCAAGAAGCAATATCAGGAAACTAAATATTTGGATCCAGTAGAAATAGCACAGCAGTATGCAGATTTTCTGAGAAAAGAAAAAGGTTGTGATTTGATAATTTGTCTATCGCATATAGGTTTTGATTATAGAGATGATGCTGATAAAATTTCTGACAAAAAATTAGCGGTTCAGACTGATAATATTGATTTAATATTAGGAGGTCATACCCATACTTTTTTAAAAGAACCATTAAGTTTCACTAATAAAAGTGGCAAAAACGTTTTGGTGAATCAAGTAGGTTGGGCTGGGTTGCTTTTAGGAAGAATAGATTTTTATTTTGACAAAAATAAGAGCTTACAAAATATTTCTTGGAACAATCAAGTTATAGATGAAAGCATTATTGGTTAA
- a CDS encoding RNA-binding S4 domain-containing protein, protein MRIDKFLWSIRFYKTRNIAAEEIKKNRVSIGENTVKSSKEVKEGDVIKIRKNQIDYKIKVLQIPKSRIGAKLVALHVADMTEKEQYELLKLRKMSQDYYRTKGEGRPTKKDRRDMDDFLETDHDETSMTEEDWDSFFKDVAEE, encoded by the coding sequence ATGAGAATTGATAAATTTTTATGGAGTATTAGGTTTTACAAAACTAGAAATATCGCAGCCGAAGAGATTAAGAAAAATAGAGTTTCTATAGGAGAAAATACCGTAAAATCTTCCAAAGAAGTAAAAGAGGGAGATGTAATCAAGATAAGAAAGAACCAAATAGACTATAAAATTAAAGTTTTACAAATTCCCAAAAGTAGAATAGGAGCCAAGTTGGTTGCACTTCATGTAGCAGACATGACCGAGAAAGAGCAATATGAATTGCTAAAACTCAGAAAAATGTCTCAGGATTATTATCGTACCAAAGGAGAAGGAAGGCCAACTAAAAAAGACAGAAGAGATATGGATGATTTCTTAGAAACAGACCATGATGAAACTTCTATGACAGAGGAGGATTGGGATTCTTTCTTTAAGGATGTAGCTGAAGAATAG
- a CDS encoding shikimate kinase, giving the protein MIISLLGYMGSGKSHISKLLGEKINFKIFDLDKEISRKKNMTIPEIFEKKGEIYFRKSEKETLEELLAAQENCIISLGGGTPVYYNNMEILNNNSITIYLRANIGTLVQRLSKQKEKRPLIARISDEDLPEFIAKHLFERNIFYNKAQYVVDTDHKTPEEIVEEITTILQLHP; this is encoded by the coding sequence ATGATTATTTCACTTCTAGGCTACATGGGGAGCGGTAAATCTCACATTTCCAAATTATTGGGAGAAAAAATAAATTTTAAAATTTTTGACCTTGATAAAGAAATTTCCAGAAAAAAAAACATGACAATACCCGAAATTTTTGAAAAAAAGGGTGAAATCTACTTTAGAAAGTCAGAAAAAGAAACTTTAGAAGAATTACTTGCTGCACAAGAAAACTGTATCATCAGTTTGGGTGGTGGCACTCCCGTTTACTACAATAACATGGAAATTCTTAATAATAATTCTATCACAATTTATCTAAGAGCTAATATTGGCACGCTGGTTCAAAGATTATCTAAACAAAAAGAAAAAAGACCTCTTATTGCTAGAATAAGCGACGAAGATTTACCAGAATTTATCGCCAAACACCTTTTTGAGAGAAATATTTTTTACAATAAAGCACAATACGTTGTAGATACCGATCATAAAACGCCGGAAGAAATAGTAGAGGAAATCACTACTATTCTTCAGCTACATCCTTAA